A stretch of Anaeromyxobacter dehalogenans 2CP-1 DNA encodes these proteins:
- a CDS encoding tyrosinase family protein, with translation MRCRKNYRDLDAAERDRLVQALHHAKAAGVVDQFASEHEAHFSHGIHTSSHFLPWHREFIRRFEDALRTYHPQVTLPYWNSVVDRSPSDSLWDGPFLGQFDSAWNLDRALGSDTLPTEGQLNTALGRGTYDTFWPDLEVNLHNAPHRWVAGKMAQRDSPHDPVFYLHHCWIDLLWAQWQLGHPTAPFVSSGAGAGLTDPLMGYTTTPADVLDHRTINVYRYPPGFVQDTPRVTLDTPVVNFIEVPAGETRMGAAVFSLDACETLHFTVVNGPVVTAGPPGTFGLPGSPGPADPHVDEKGRVWFTYTATAAGDVSEGAATIRCDETGDQFAVALRANTIARPTAAMVMVLDRSNSMTFDSGVGAGVTRADVLRFSAPTAVVVLEDTNAMAVCSFDHDAHPGIPMTEAAGAGKLTISAAIQSYAPNPNGWTSIGEGVALAHGIVAPVTDHEVKALVVLTDGEENHGPHARRYIHDVEDLIASLNGRVYAIGLGRAEILNPVALQALCSGNRGYLLMTGDLTPDATYRVAKYYQQIFAGVTNHDIVLDPQGYVGPGPEVRIPFWLADTDISAKAFLLAPAPHAIRFRLETPDGDIIDPAVASAHPTLAFEAGHQVALYRLGLPVPLGGKSAHAGRWYARLGVENAGYKRYLSSLEDRSAGRATAAAHGILYNFNVHAYSNLRMRATLSQTSNVPGASLGVRAVLTEYGLPVAGRAHCRAELTRPDGAASTLPMPEVQPGAFETSFTAHAHGIYPLRILAEGRTLRGLPFTREQLLTGAVWRGGDDAPTVKDDPDRDRDRVCSLVACVLRSRGVLGVLSQQGIDPEELRRCLAEYCRKPSPGEPSHLASSDVEGRLRVILRDENTLRAVMEMIRPALE, from the coding sequence ATGAGGTGCCGCAAGAACTACCGCGACCTGGACGCCGCCGAGCGCGACCGCCTGGTCCAGGCGCTCCACCACGCGAAGGCGGCAGGCGTCGTCGACCAGTTCGCCAGCGAGCACGAGGCCCACTTCAGCCACGGGATTCACACGAGCTCGCACTTCCTGCCGTGGCATCGCGAGTTCATCCGGCGCTTCGAGGACGCGCTGCGCACGTATCACCCCCAGGTGACGCTCCCCTATTGGAACTCCGTCGTCGACCGCAGCCCGTCGGACTCGCTGTGGGACGGTCCGTTCCTCGGCCAGTTCGACTCGGCGTGGAACCTCGATCGGGCGCTGGGATCCGACACGCTGCCCACCGAGGGTCAGCTGAACACGGCGCTAGGCCGCGGGACGTACGACACGTTCTGGCCCGACCTCGAGGTCAACCTCCACAATGCGCCGCACCGGTGGGTCGCGGGGAAGATGGCGCAGCGCGACTCACCCCACGACCCGGTGTTCTACCTCCACCACTGCTGGATCGACCTGCTCTGGGCGCAGTGGCAGCTAGGCCATCCCACCGCGCCGTTCGTCTCGAGCGGAGCCGGGGCGGGGCTCACGGATCCGCTGATGGGGTACACCACCACGCCCGCGGACGTGCTGGACCATCGGACGATCAACGTCTATCGCTACCCCCCGGGCTTCGTGCAGGACACGCCGCGCGTCACGCTCGACACGCCCGTCGTCAACTTCATCGAGGTGCCCGCCGGCGAGACGCGGATGGGCGCTGCCGTGTTCTCCCTCGACGCGTGCGAGACGCTGCACTTCACCGTCGTGAACGGACCCGTCGTGACGGCCGGGCCGCCGGGGACGTTCGGGCTTCCTGGGTCGCCCGGGCCGGCGGACCCGCACGTCGACGAGAAGGGACGGGTCTGGTTCACGTACACGGCGACCGCTGCCGGCGACGTCTCGGAGGGCGCCGCGACGATCAGGTGCGACGAGACCGGCGATCAGTTCGCCGTCGCGCTGAGGGCCAACACGATCGCTCGACCGACGGCGGCGATGGTGATGGTGCTCGATCGATCGAACAGCATGACGTTCGACTCGGGGGTCGGCGCAGGCGTGACGCGGGCGGACGTCCTGAGGTTCTCTGCGCCCACGGCGGTCGTCGTTCTCGAGGACACGAACGCAATGGCGGTGTGCAGCTTCGATCACGACGCGCATCCGGGCATCCCGATGACCGAGGCCGCCGGAGCCGGGAAGCTGACCATCAGCGCGGCCATCCAGAGCTACGCGCCGAATCCGAACGGGTGGACCTCGATCGGAGAAGGGGTCGCGCTCGCGCACGGCATCGTCGCCCCCGTGACCGACCACGAGGTCAAGGCGCTGGTCGTCCTGACCGACGGCGAGGAGAACCACGGTCCGCACGCTCGACGCTACATCCACGACGTGGAGGACCTGATCGCGTCGCTCAACGGGCGCGTGTATGCGATCGGCCTCGGCCGCGCCGAGATCCTCAACCCCGTCGCGCTCCAGGCGCTGTGCAGCGGAAACCGCGGCTACCTGCTCATGACGGGCGACCTCACGCCCGACGCGACCTACCGGGTGGCGAAGTACTACCAGCAGATCTTCGCCGGCGTGACGAACCACGACATCGTGCTCGATCCTCAGGGATACGTCGGTCCCGGCCCCGAGGTGCGCATCCCCTTCTGGCTGGCCGACACGGACATCTCGGCGAAGGCGTTCCTCCTGGCGCCCGCGCCCCACGCGATCCGGTTCCGGCTGGAGACGCCCGACGGCGACATCATCGATCCCGCGGTCGCGAGCGCCCACCCGACGCTCGCGTTCGAGGCGGGGCACCAGGTGGCGCTGTATCGCCTCGGGCTCCCGGTGCCGCTCGGCGGGAAGAGCGCGCATGCGGGCCGGTGGTACGCACGGCTCGGCGTCGAGAACGCGGGCTACAAGCGGTATCTCTCGTCGCTCGAGGATCGGTCGGCAGGGCGCGCGACCGCCGCGGCGCACGGCATCCTGTACAACTTCAACGTGCACGCGTACTCCAACCTGAGGATGCGCGCCACGCTGTCCCAGACGAGCAACGTGCCCGGCGCGAGCCTCGGCGTGCGCGCGGTCCTGACCGAGTACGGCCTGCCCGTGGCCGGGCGCGCCCACTGTCGCGCGGAGCTCACGCGCCCAGACGGCGCGGCGTCGACGCTGCCGATGCCCGAGGTGCAGCCGGGCGCGTTCGAGACATCGTTCACGGCCCATGCTCACGGGATCTACCCGCTTCGGATCCTCGCCGAGGGGAGGACCCTGCGCGGGCTGCCCTTCACGCGCGAGCAGCTCCTGACGGGCGCCGTGTGGCGCGGCGGAGACGACGCGCCGACCGTGAAGGACGATCCAGACCGCGACCGTGACCGGGTGTGCAGCCTCGTCGCGTGCGTCCTCCGCAGCCGCGGCGTGCTCGGGGTGCTGAGCCAACAGGGGATCGATCCGGAGGAGCTCCGCCGCTGCCTCGCCGAGTATTGCCGGAAGCCCTCGCCGGGCGAGCCGTCCCACCTCGCCTCGTCGGACGTGGAAGGCAGGCTCCGCGTGATCCTGCGCGACGAGAACACGCTGCGCGCAGTGATGGAGATGATCAGGCCTGCGCTGGAGTGA
- a CDS encoding IPT/TIG domain-containing protein: MYSRAETLAEVIVRPPGYVPASAVVRASELTPERIAEVGSALEELPRLRVSGQAGAIDVKLELAGGEQVKSGAVVLERDDRRLEVPQDPVSRRFRLDGVEPGEYVVRAASAALGRAERTISVRPDDVARVAMRLDGRPLHGTSTVRLVLAGARGDEVRVRALDKDSGRYVVDRRVPIHGGLVELEAPFGRIHWDLDDGEARSCYDTDETDVWEILPPRRVQLVARRDLDPDPPPDWTIALGDEFRSVGRVLPRIGIDSIDGLAAAEPEQLMHRMLALRGDREAPINRRLLAESVLAARVAVGAMALRGEVQTQVTLRANATFTRSLLPALPGDLVFTVDLQPGQTAELRIDGPSARIRRKVEGADTIALAVSAADVAAKRPFRVSLANTSGDSIGGIVKVSSPVAKHVPGGLALQPTVEQRISNILTALAAQNPGLGTDEPDAVLAPQNIQMWLDRARTLMTELGVCSVRDLGSFRLDPNRKLRVGAYVAPVVQPPRTIPTIPRYRFAELLQNVLYYEPNLVLHDTAVVMAGEWDIRGQDVVVGQEVRELVVIVESIRYDGATRITWETPPLPPAAAFWPSPAAPGSSGGSPGAQGGDGEDGDQAPHPTKNGGADAVVPAPIVTMYVLNATSGLPPIDLRGQDGGRGGRGQDGGRGGDGATGLRADGTFFGGCCRSVGSGGDGGLGGDAGRGGTGGKGGDGGRLTLLTTHQSIAALDAAPPSIDVNPGGGGPGGDPGNAGLGGNGGAAGTADCETWCDEHPERRGARGADGAAGIPGAFGPPGPSVVPDAIQILPITPQQWYDELNRPHILSLSVYEAEPGQTVSIAGQNFDPSIDRVFFDGADVGPVASATTAAFVVPNDSDGGFHPVVLRPAGVSDRRSNRVMLRVLPKLLALPSPPRWIEGQTVVLNGLAFAGGAQVFAEDRSVAPALSYLLPTSSVTRTAITLTIPPAPLGSLRGVRRIVVRNPDGGTSRDERAIRISDTIVVRVAAFRVVGTSPGSGTTRTAAEIADLFSEGGAFSVTAPWGQARISFRLVQGVTDVSTTDVHANTWPIDDPAADRALFAAAPGVLGALNFFFARDVEFATAYAYFGGGPLFIGDEGGPLGPVDLQQVVAHEIGHALCLRHVCDAGEGPGTFFDRACDGGDETFLMYPFWDASDGMAIHGGQVDPARIGATHVEDGKVASLPAGSLFMGNNTIPQCATADAQD, from the coding sequence ATGTACTCACGCGCGGAGACGCTGGCCGAGGTGATCGTCCGGCCGCCGGGCTACGTGCCGGCGAGCGCGGTCGTCCGCGCGTCCGAGCTCACCCCCGAGCGGATCGCCGAGGTCGGCAGCGCGCTCGAGGAGCTCCCGCGCCTCCGCGTCTCCGGCCAGGCGGGCGCGATCGACGTGAAGCTCGAGCTCGCCGGCGGGGAGCAGGTGAAGAGCGGTGCGGTCGTGCTGGAGCGAGACGATCGGCGACTCGAGGTGCCGCAGGATCCGGTGAGCCGGCGATTCAGGCTGGACGGGGTGGAGCCGGGCGAGTACGTCGTGCGCGCGGCCTCCGCCGCGCTCGGCCGCGCCGAGCGGACGATCTCCGTGCGCCCCGACGACGTGGCCCGCGTGGCGATGCGCCTCGACGGCAGGCCGCTCCACGGGACGAGCACCGTGCGCTTGGTGCTCGCGGGAGCACGCGGCGACGAGGTCCGGGTGCGCGCGCTCGACAAGGACTCCGGCCGCTACGTCGTCGACCGGCGGGTGCCCATCCACGGCGGCCTGGTGGAGCTCGAAGCACCGTTCGGGCGAATCCACTGGGACCTCGACGACGGCGAGGCCAGGAGCTGCTACGACACCGACGAGACGGACGTCTGGGAGATCCTCCCGCCGCGCCGCGTGCAGCTCGTCGCGCGAAGGGACCTGGACCCCGATCCGCCGCCCGACTGGACGATCGCGCTCGGGGACGAGTTCCGCAGCGTCGGACGGGTGCTCCCCCGCATCGGGATCGACTCCATCGATGGCCTCGCCGCCGCCGAGCCCGAGCAGCTCATGCATCGCATGCTGGCACTCCGCGGCGACCGGGAGGCGCCGATCAACCGGCGCCTGCTCGCCGAGTCCGTCCTCGCGGCGCGAGTCGCCGTGGGGGCGATGGCGCTCCGGGGCGAGGTGCAGACGCAGGTCACGCTTCGCGCCAATGCCACGTTCACGCGGAGCCTCCTCCCCGCCTTGCCGGGCGACCTGGTGTTCACCGTCGATCTCCAGCCAGGCCAGACTGCCGAGCTGCGGATCGACGGACCGTCCGCGCGGATCCGCCGCAAGGTGGAAGGGGCGGACACGATCGCGCTCGCCGTCTCCGCGGCGGACGTCGCCGCGAAGCGGCCGTTCCGGGTGTCGCTCGCGAACACCTCGGGCGACTCCATCGGCGGCATCGTGAAGGTGAGCTCACCGGTCGCGAAGCACGTCCCCGGCGGCCTCGCGCTGCAACCGACGGTCGAGCAGCGGATCTCGAACATCCTCACCGCGCTGGCTGCGCAGAACCCGGGCCTCGGGACCGACGAGCCCGACGCGGTGCTCGCGCCCCAGAACATCCAGATGTGGCTCGATCGCGCGCGCACCCTCATGACCGAGCTGGGCGTCTGCAGCGTTCGCGACCTCGGATCGTTCCGGCTCGACCCGAACCGGAAGCTCCGCGTCGGCGCGTACGTCGCGCCCGTCGTCCAGCCGCCCCGGACGATCCCGACGATCCCGCGGTACCGCTTCGCCGAGCTGCTGCAGAACGTCCTGTACTACGAGCCGAACCTCGTCCTGCACGACACGGCCGTGGTCATGGCCGGCGAGTGGGACATCCGCGGGCAGGACGTCGTCGTGGGGCAGGAGGTCCGCGAGCTGGTCGTGATCGTCGAGTCCATCCGATACGACGGCGCGACCCGCATCACCTGGGAGACGCCGCCCCTCCCGCCAGCGGCCGCGTTCTGGCCCAGCCCGGCGGCTCCCGGCTCCAGCGGTGGGTCGCCTGGCGCCCAGGGTGGCGACGGCGAGGACGGGGATCAGGCTCCGCACCCGACGAAGAACGGCGGTGCCGACGCCGTCGTGCCAGCGCCCATCGTGACGATGTACGTGCTGAACGCGACGAGCGGGCTGCCGCCGATCGACCTGCGCGGCCAGGATGGCGGGCGCGGGGGACGTGGGCAGGACGGGGGGCGCGGCGGCGACGGCGCGACCGGGCTGCGCGCAGACGGGACGTTCTTCGGCGGCTGCTGTCGCAGCGTCGGGTCGGGCGGCGATGGCGGGCTGGGCGGGGATGCGGGACGCGGCGGCACCGGAGGGAAGGGAGGCGACGGCGGGAGGCTCACGCTCCTCACGACGCACCAGAGCATCGCCGCGCTCGACGCGGCGCCGCCGTCGATCGACGTGAACCCCGGTGGTGGCGGCCCGGGAGGCGACCCCGGGAATGCGGGCCTGGGTGGTAACGGCGGCGCCGCCGGCACCGCGGATTGCGAGACGTGGTGCGACGAGCACCCGGAGCGACGCGGCGCGCGCGGCGCCGACGGCGCCGCTGGGATCCCCGGGGCGTTCGGCCCGCCGGGCCCGAGCGTCGTCCCGGACGCGATCCAGATCCTCCCGATCACGCCGCAGCAATGGTACGACGAGCTCAACCGTCCGCACATCCTCAGCCTGAGCGTCTACGAGGCCGAGCCAGGCCAGACCGTGTCGATCGCGGGGCAGAACTTCGATCCGTCGATCGATCGCGTGTTCTTCGACGGCGCGGACGTGGGGCCCGTCGCGAGCGCGACCACCGCAGCGTTCGTGGTCCCGAACGACTCCGACGGCGGGTTCCACCCCGTGGTCCTCCGACCAGCCGGCGTGTCCGATCGCCGCAGCAACCGGGTGATGTTGCGAGTGCTTCCCAAGCTTCTCGCCCTCCCCTCGCCGCCGCGCTGGATCGAAGGTCAGACGGTGGTCCTGAACGGCCTCGCCTTCGCGGGTGGTGCCCAGGTGTTCGCGGAGGATCGCTCGGTGGCGCCGGCCCTGAGCTATCTGCTCCCCACGTCGAGCGTGACCCGCACGGCGATCACGCTCACGATCCCGCCGGCCCCGCTCGGCTCACTGCGTGGCGTCCGGCGGATCGTCGTGCGAAATCCGGACGGTGGCACGAGCCGCGACGAGCGGGCGATCCGCATCAGCGACACGATCGTGGTGCGTGTCGCCGCGTTCAGGGTGGTCGGCACGAGCCCCGGAAGCGGGACCACGCGTACCGCGGCCGAGATCGCAGACCTCTTCAGCGAGGGGGGCGCGTTCTCGGTGACGGCCCCGTGGGGGCAAGCTCGGATCAGCTTCCGCCTCGTCCAGGGAGTCACCGACGTCTCGACCACCGACGTCCACGCGAACACGTGGCCCATCGACGACCCGGCGGCCGACCGGGCGCTCTTCGCCGCGGCACCGGGCGTGCTCGGGGCGCTCAACTTCTTCTTCGCGCGCGACGTCGAGTTCGCCACCGCGTACGCGTACTTCGGCGGAGGACCGCTGTTCATCGGCGATGAAGGTGGGCCGCTCGGCCCCGTCGATCTCCAGCAAGTCGTCGCGCACGAGATCGGTCACGCCCTCTGCCTGCGCCACGTCTGCGATGCGGGCGAGGGGCCGGGCACCTTCTTCGATCGCGCCTGCGACGGCGGCGACGAGACGTTCCTCATGTACCCGTTCTGGGATGCCTCGGATGGAATGGCGATCCACGGCGGTCAGGTGGATCCCGCGCGCATCGGGGCTACACACGTGGAGGACGGGAAGGTGGCGTCGCTGCCCGCGGGGTCGCTGTTCATGGGCAACAACACCATCCCGCAGTGCGCCACGGCCGACGCGCAGGACTGA
- a CDS encoding HEAT repeat domain-containing protein, translating to MPTENEIRVMKLLTATDLSPSAAAEAIVEWGNEAVTVVCEAALGQYPGLRLKVRTNAAALLGWIDHPQATEAIDLLIQDSSPDLAVRAIRAAGRKKDDRFVSRLGEMLERPETTPILAAEAVRALVSIGSARAQSAVGNYEAANPRTVPHRASRAVADVLEKRSAR from the coding sequence ATGCCGACCGAGAACGAGATACGCGTCATGAAGCTGCTCACGGCGACCGACCTCTCGCCGAGCGCCGCCGCCGAGGCGATCGTCGAGTGGGGCAACGAGGCGGTCACCGTCGTGTGCGAGGCCGCCCTCGGGCAGTACCCCGGGCTTCGCCTCAAGGTGCGGACCAACGCCGCGGCCCTCCTCGGCTGGATCGACCACCCGCAGGCGACGGAGGCGATCGACCTGCTGATCCAGGACTCGAGCCCCGATCTGGCGGTTCGTGCCATCCGCGCCGCGGGGCGCAAGAAGGACGACCGGTTCGTCTCGCGGCTCGGCGAGATGCTCGAACGTCCCGAGACGACGCCGATCCTCGCGGCCGAGGCGGTGCGCGCCCTCGTCTCGATCGGCTCGGCCAGAGCGCAGAGCGCGGTCGGCAACTACGAGGCAGCGAATCCGCGGACGGTCCCGCACCGCGCCAGCCGCGCGGTGGCCGACGTGCTCGAGAAGAGAAGCGCGCGTTGA
- a CDS encoding SaoD/DsrE family protein, protein MNVAYVFSTPNASYILEKMIVPQLEEGRHGATVVGMFFFVDNTYLLVKGNPTGERLAAVARKSGMLLMGCDQCCYQRAIADRLIEGIPIGCFPDLYKALSGAKLDQVITL, encoded by the coding sequence TTGAACGTCGCCTACGTGTTCTCGACGCCGAACGCGTCGTACATCCTCGAGAAGATGATCGTCCCGCAGCTCGAGGAGGGCCGCCACGGCGCGACCGTGGTCGGGATGTTCTTCTTCGTGGACAACACGTATCTGCTGGTGAAGGGCAACCCCACCGGCGAGCGCCTCGCCGCGGTGGCGCGCAAGAGCGGCATGCTGCTCATGGGCTGCGACCAGTGCTGCTACCAGCGCGCCATCGCCGACCGGCTCATCGAGGGGATCCCCATCGGCTGCTTCCCGGACCTGTACAAGGCGCTCTCGGGCGCGAAGCTCGACCAGGTGATCACGCTCTGA
- the purT gene encoding formate-dependent phosphoribosylglycinamide formyltransferase, translating to MRKKILLLGSGELGKEFTIAAQRLGQEVIAVDSYDGAPAQQVAHAREVVSMLDGAALDALVAKHRPDVIVPEIEAIRTERLQAYEAQGVQVVPSARAAAVTMNRRAIRDLAARELGLATARYAYASTPEAFRTAVREIGLPCVVKPLMSSSGKGQSVVRAEGDMEAAWAYAMSGTRGDLREVIVEEFISFESEITLLTVTQRRGETLFCPPIGHRQERGDYQESWQPHPVPAPLLEEARRMAAAVTRALGGAGIFGVELFLGKDRVWFSELSPRPHDTGMVTLAGTQPLDEFELHLRAVLGLPIPPVTLVRPGASAVILARGTGAPTVRGLEAALAEPGADVRIFGKPALRPHRRMGVALVAGAPGDDPRALVERAKAVAARVTVDP from the coding sequence ATGCGAAAGAAGATCCTGCTCCTCGGCTCCGGCGAGCTCGGCAAGGAGTTCACCATCGCGGCGCAGCGCCTCGGCCAGGAGGTGATCGCCGTCGATTCCTACGATGGCGCGCCCGCGCAGCAGGTGGCCCACGCCCGCGAGGTCGTGAGCATGCTCGACGGCGCGGCGCTCGACGCGCTGGTCGCGAAGCACCGGCCCGACGTGATCGTCCCGGAGATCGAGGCCATCCGCACCGAGCGCCTCCAGGCGTACGAGGCGCAGGGCGTCCAGGTCGTCCCGAGCGCCCGCGCCGCCGCGGTCACGATGAACCGCCGCGCCATCCGCGACCTCGCCGCCCGCGAGCTCGGGCTCGCCACCGCGCGCTACGCCTACGCCTCGACGCCCGAGGCGTTCCGCACGGCGGTCCGCGAGATCGGCCTCCCCTGCGTGGTGAAGCCGCTCATGTCCTCGTCGGGCAAGGGTCAGAGCGTGGTGCGCGCGGAGGGCGACATGGAGGCCGCCTGGGCCTACGCGATGTCCGGCACCCGCGGCGACCTGCGCGAGGTGATCGTCGAGGAGTTCATCTCGTTCGAGTCGGAGATCACGCTCCTCACCGTCACCCAGCGGCGCGGCGAGACGCTGTTCTGTCCGCCCATCGGCCACCGCCAGGAGCGCGGCGACTACCAGGAGAGCTGGCAGCCCCACCCGGTGCCGGCGCCGCTCCTCGAGGAGGCGCGGCGGATGGCGGCGGCGGTGACCCGCGCGCTCGGCGGCGCGGGCATCTTCGGCGTGGAGCTCTTCCTGGGGAAGGACCGGGTCTGGTTCTCGGAGCTGTCGCCGCGGCCGCACGACACCGGGATGGTGACCCTGGCCGGCACGCAGCCGCTCGACGAGTTCGAGCTGCACCTGCGCGCGGTGCTCGGCCTGCCCATCCCGCCCGTCACGCTGGTCCGGCCGGGCGCGAGCGCGGTGATCCTGGCGCGCGGCACCGGCGCGCCGACGGTGCGCGGGCTGGAGGCGGCGCTCGCCGAGCCGGGGGCCGACGTGCGGATCTTCGGGAAGCCGGCGCTGCGCCCGCACAGGCGCATGGGCGTGGCGCTCGTCGCGGGCGCGCCCGGCGACGATCCGCGCGCGCTGGTGGAGCGGGCCAAGGCGGTCGCCGCCCGCGTCACCGTCGATCCGTAG
- a CDS encoding class I SAM-dependent methyltransferase, protein MPSDPARLEALRQALLAEATRLAPASLEALARPAPVPADGLRAFAATLLPDREALRAWLEAALAAPRAGAGFAQDPAGDLAARLVTALLARNQFLPVDAREEGRLAGLVAGALRSGAGALATARTEGALAVALAAVAEAFRADLAGFVAGLGGGAAPALREVVSAEYGPELQLRVLGLDAGALLAPVLDLGCGTEARLVRWLAARGVDARGVDRAAAPAGRVQRGDWLTVPVAPASLGTIVSHLGFSLHFLHHHLRPGDEAVRYARRYMELLRALRPGGTFAYAPGLPFVEAHLPPDRWRVETTPVPAPPPAAPGAAALPWYACRVTRRA, encoded by the coding sequence ATGCCCTCCGATCCCGCGCGCCTCGAGGCGCTCCGCCAGGCGCTCCTCGCCGAGGCCACCCGCCTCGCCCCCGCCAGCCTGGAGGCGCTCGCCCGGCCGGCCCCGGTGCCCGCCGATGGCCTGCGGGCGTTCGCCGCGACGCTCCTGCCGGACCGGGAGGCGCTGCGGGCCTGGCTGGAGGCCGCGCTGGCGGCGCCGCGCGCCGGCGCCGGGTTCGCGCAGGATCCCGCCGGCGATCTCGCCGCCCGGCTGGTGACGGCGCTGCTCGCCCGCAACCAGTTCCTGCCGGTCGACGCGCGCGAGGAGGGCCGGCTGGCGGGGCTCGTGGCCGGCGCGCTCCGCTCCGGCGCCGGCGCGCTCGCGACGGCGCGCACCGAGGGGGCGCTCGCCGTCGCGCTGGCGGCCGTGGCCGAGGCGTTCCGGGCGGACCTGGCCGGCTTCGTGGCCGGGCTCGGCGGCGGCGCCGCGCCCGCGCTGCGCGAGGTGGTCTCCGCCGAGTACGGGCCCGAGCTGCAGCTCCGCGTGCTCGGGCTCGATGCCGGCGCGCTCCTCGCGCCGGTGCTCGACCTCGGCTGCGGGACCGAGGCGCGGCTGGTGCGCTGGCTCGCGGCCCGGGGCGTGGACGCGCGCGGGGTGGACCGCGCCGCGGCGCCCGCCGGGCGCGTGCAGCGCGGCGACTGGCTCACCGTCCCGGTCGCGCCCGCCAGCCTCGGCACGATCGTCTCTCACCTGGGCTTCTCGCTGCACTTCCTCCACCACCACCTGCGCCCGGGCGACGAGGCGGTCCGCTACGCGCGCCGGTACATGGAGCTGCTGCGCGCGCTGCGCCCCGGCGGCACGTTCGCGTACGCGCCGGGCCTGCCGTTCGTGGAGGCGCACCTCCCCCCGGATCGCTGGCGCGTGGAGACGACGCCGGTGCCGGCGCCGCCGCCTGCCGCGCCGGGCGCGGCGGCGCTGCCCTGGTACGCGTGCCGCGTCACGCGCCGTGCGTAG
- a CDS encoding DUF732 domain-containing protein, which produces MSRSVADLVSSLRHGAAVDRADRAGGADGGERLRVRIGLWLERERVVRARFRATTCASLLAYAEAACALLEAGTPPGDLTPALLRAQVSGVHPVHLDRADLVAAAVRAAAAQPEGSSA; this is translated from the coding sequence GTGTCCCGCTCCGTCGCCGACCTGGTCTCGAGCCTGCGCCACGGCGCCGCGGTCGACCGGGCAGACCGGGCGGGTGGGGCCGACGGCGGCGAGCGCCTGCGGGTGCGGATCGGGCTGTGGCTCGAGCGCGAGCGGGTGGTCCGGGCGCGCTTCCGCGCCACCACCTGCGCCTCGCTGCTCGCCTACGCCGAGGCCGCCTGCGCGCTGCTCGAGGCGGGCACGCCACCGGGCGACCTCACGCCGGCGCTCCTTCGGGCCCAGGTGAGCGGGGTGCACCCCGTCCACCTCGATCGCGCGGACCTGGTCGCGGCCGCGGTACGGGCCGCCGCGGCCCAGCCGGAAGGGAGCAGCGCTTGA
- the thiD gene encoding bifunctional hydroxymethylpyrimidine kinase/phosphomethylpyrimidine kinase: MKVALTIAGSDSGGGAGIQADLRTFAAHRLHGTSAITAVTAQNSVAVTAWVALEPAMVVAQLEAVATDMPVAATKTGMLANAAIVGAVADAAARLPLGPLVVDPVMVAKSGDRLLDAAAERAYVERLFPLAAIVTPNLHEAEALLGRPVRGLAAMREAARDLHRLGARAVLVKGGESVPGAEDVFFDGSRLEEIPGPRIDTANVHGTGCTLSAALCARLALGDALLDAVRGAKAYLVEALRRSYTVGKGRGPVDHLHPLTR; this comes from the coding sequence ATGAAGGTCGCCCTCACCATCGCGGGCTCGGACTCCGGCGGCGGCGCCGGCATCCAGGCCGACCTCCGCACCTTCGCCGCCCACCGGCTCCACGGCACCTCCGCCATCACCGCCGTGACCGCGCAGAACTCGGTGGCGGTGACCGCCTGGGTGGCGCTCGAGCCGGCCATGGTGGTCGCGCAGCTCGAGGCGGTCGCGACGGACATGCCGGTCGCGGCCACCAAGACCGGCATGCTCGCGAACGCGGCCATCGTCGGCGCGGTGGCGGACGCGGCGGCGCGGCTGCCGCTCGGGCCGCTGGTGGTGGACCCGGTGATGGTCGCGAAGAGCGGCGACCGGCTGCTCGACGCGGCCGCGGAGCGCGCCTACGTGGAGCGGCTCTTCCCGCTCGCCGCCATCGTCACGCCCAACCTGCACGAGGCCGAGGCGCTCCTGGGCCGGCCGGTGCGCGGGCTCGCGGCGATGCGCGAGGCGGCCCGCGACCTCCACCGGCTGGGCGCGCGCGCGGTGCTGGTGAAGGGCGGCGAGAGCGTGCCGGGCGCGGAGGACGTCTTCTTCGACGGATCCCGGCTGGAGGAGATCCCCGGCCCGCGCATCGACACCGCCAACGTGCACGGCACCGGCTGCACGCTCTCCGCCGCCCTGTGCGCCCGGCTCGCGCTCGGGGACGCGCTGCTCGACGCGGTCCGCGGCGCGAAGGCCTACCTGGTCGAGGCGCTGCGCCGCTCGTACACCGTCGGCAAGGGGCGCGGGCCGGTGGACCACCTCCACCCGCTCACCAGGTAG